A stretch of DNA from Actinomycetota bacterium:
TGATCTGGGTGGGCGTTGAGGGAAGCAACGGGCAGCGACCGAAGACCATCCCGGCCTGGTTCGTGTACCGCCAGGGGAGGATCTACCTGGTGTCGCAGCTGGAGCCGGGACCGAACGAGCAGACCGTTCCCGGCGTGCCCGGTGCCTCCGAGCTGGTGGTGATCACCAGGCGGAAGGGCCGCGACACCTCGCTCGACCGGTTCCACGCCAGCGTGCGGGTCCTGGAGCCGGGCCAGCCGGAGTACGACCAGGCCATCAAGCTCCTGGCGGACCGGCGGCGGAGCCGGTTCGGGCCACCGGAGGAATCCATCGCCCGATGGCGGCAGTCCTGCGTGATCGCGGAGCTCACGCCGGTCGTCTCCGTCTGAGCCTTACCGGGCCCCCACGGCGGCAGCGGGCAGTCCCTTTTCGTCGGCGCGCTCGGCCGGGGTGGTGACCGGCCGTCCCAGGGCCCGGGCCAGCGCCGACAGCTCGGCCACCAGCCCGATCAGGTCGTCCGGGGTGAGGGCCTGGGGGCCGTCGCACAGGGCCTCGCTCGGTGAGGGGTGCACGTCCACCATGATCCCGTCGGCCCCGGCCGCCAGCGCGGCCCGGGCCATGGCCGGCACCAGGTCCCGCCGGCCGGTGGCATGGGACGGGTCCACGATGACCGGCAGGTGGGTCTCCAGCTGGGCCACGGCCATCCCGGCCAGGTCGAGGGTGTTCCGGGTGGACGGCTCGAACGTGCGGATCCCCCGCTCGCACAACACGATGTCGGAGTTCCCCTGCTGGGCGATGTGCTCGGCCGCCATGATCCACTCCTCCACCGTGGCGGACAGGCCTCGCTTCAGCAGGACCGGCCGCTGGGCCCGACCGACCTCCTTCAGCAACGAGAAGTTCTGCATGTTCCGGGTCCCGATCTGGAGCGCGTCCGCCACCTCGGCCACGTGCTCCACGTCCCGGGCCTCCATGACCTCGGTCACCACGGGAAGACCGGTCTCCTCGCGGCACTCCGCCAGGATGGCCAGGCCGTCGCGAGCCAGCCCCTGGAACGCGTACGGCGACGTCCTGGGCTTGTACGCGCCCCCCCGCAGGAGCGTGGCGCCGGCATCCCGGGCGGCCCGGGCCGAGGCCAGGGCCTGGTCCCGGTTCTCCACCGCGCAGGGGCCCGCGATGATCGCGACCCCGGCCCGACCCACCAGCGCGTTCCCGATCTGCACCGTGGTCAGGGCCGGGTGCAGCTCCCGGGCCACCAGCTTGTAGGGCTTGCCCACCTGGACCACGTGGTCCACGCCGGGGAGAGTCGACAGCGGCAGGGACAGGAAGGCCTCGGTGTCGCCGACCAGCCCGATGATCGTCCGGAACTTCCCGTTCACGACGTAGGCCTCCCCCGACGCGTCCTGCACCCGCATGACCACACGGAGGATGTCCTCCTGTTTGGCGTCGCTCCTCATCACCACGACCATCGCGACCTCCCGGTCCTCAGCGGGCCGGCCCCGGGAACGGAAGAACCCCGGGGGTTTGGCCCGGGGTCCCTGTCGGTGCTTCTGTTGGCAACAGGTGGCTACGCCGGGCCACGCCCCGCGAAATACCAGCCGCCAAAGAAGAACCGCTTCATCGTGGGCGGCATCTTGCCCGATCCGCCCGGATCGTGCAAGGCCTGCTCGGAACGAGATGCCGTCTCAGTACAGGTCCGAGCCCATCTGGTCGCCCTTCTCGGCCGTCCCCGGGATGTCCATCTGCGTCAGGGTGCCGATGCCCGCGGCGTTGAGGTCTCCGTTCACGACGTTGTAATAGGCGACGTAGAGCTCCCCCGCGTCCGGGATGCCCCCTTCGAACGGACCCAGGTCCTCCCCGGGGATCCCCACGGCGACGTCCGGCGAGTCGGCTCCGTTGAAGTTCCAGACTGCTACCGAGGCGCCGAACCGGTCTCCCGCCTCGATTCCGTCTCCGAAGGTCTCCTCGACCCCCCGGAACGTCGTCACCAGCCCACTGGAAGACCCGAACACGAAGTTGACGATCCCGGCGTCTGCCTGAGGCGTCCCCGTGGATGGGTCGAACAGGTCCTCGAGGGGCGCGCCCACCACCAGGTCGTCGACGGCGAACGTGCCGACCGCGTTGGTGTTGGTGTCCTGGTTGAGGTTGTTCGCCGCGAGCGCGGCACCGAACTCGTCGCCCGCCTCCGTCGGATCGAAGCTGAAATCTCCCTGAGTGACGAACTGGTTCCCGGACGTGATCAGTCCGCCGCCGAAGGACTGGTACAGGATGTTCACCGCTCCGGCGTCGGCCAGGTTCATGTCGGCGGCCAGGCTGAAGATGTCCTCGAAGGGCACCCCGACGGCGAGGTCCCTGGTGCCGTCGCCGTTGAAGTCCCCGGTCGTGAGCACGGCGCCGAACTGGTCCCCGGCCTCGGCCTGGTCTGCCACCGGGATGTTGCCGAGCACGGAGTCCTGGGTCCAGAACCGCGTGGCCTGGGTGGCATCGAGGCCGGCGTTGTTGGAGGAGGCGATGGTGTTGACCGCGCCCGCGTCGGCGATCGTCCCGACGTCCTCGCCGGGCACGCCCACGACCAGGTCGTCGGCGACGTCGCAGCACTCGATCCGAGCGGCGGTGAGCGCCGCTCCGAAGTGGTCGCCCACCTCCACCGAGTCGGGGATGTTGCCGCTGTCCTGCGTGAAGAACTGGTTCCCGGCCCCGATGAGGCCGCTGGACGAGCTGTAAAGGACGTTCACCGCACCCGCACCGGCTCGGTTGACCAGGATGCCGCTGAAGGTGATGACGGACTCCCCGGGGACCCCGATGGCGAGGTCCTCGTCTCCGTCGTGGTTGAAGTCCCCCCAGGTCAACGCGGAGCCGAACAGGTCGCCGGTCTCGGCGCTGTCCGCGATGGGCACACCGCCGATGGAGGAGTCCTGCGTGACGATCTGGGCGGCCGGGGTCACCAGGCCGGAGGGCGAGCCGAAGAACACGTTCACCTCGCCGGCATCGAGGACCGAGACGACGTCCTCGAACGGGATCCCCACGGCGAGGTCGGCGAACCCGTCGCCGTTGAAGTCGCCCGCCGCCAGGGCCGAGCCGAACCGGTCACCGGCCTCGGGCGGGTCCCCTCCTACCCTGGTCACGACCTGCGTGAGGAACTGCGCCCCGGTCGCGGTGAGGCCCTGGGAGGAGCCGTACACGACGTCGACGGCCCCCGCGTCCGGGATCGGCGCAGAGGCGGATCCCAGGTCCTCGAGCGGGACGCCCACGGCCTCGTCGGAGAACCCGTCCCCGTTGAAGTCGGCCCGAGCCACTCCCGCTCCGGAGTCGGCCAGGCACCGCGTGTCGCTCTTCTTGGGCCTGTTCTGGTCCGGGTTCTTCGGGCAGTCGGACTTCGACGTGGTCCCGGCATCCGAGCGCTTGTGCGGCGATGCCGCAACGGTTGGACCGATGACGAGCGCGACGAGCAGCGTGAAGACGACGAGCAGCGACAGCCGGCGCATTCCCCCACCCCCCTGGTTGGTGGCCGGACAGTAGCCCGTTGTTGCAACCAGGCGCAACGGGGCTCCCATTCGGCCATCGGGCGGTAGTAGCATCCGCATCGTGCCCCTCACGGTCGTCGACCACCCGCTGGCCGCGCACCTGTTGACCGCGCTCCGAGACCGGACGACCGCTCCCCCCATCTTCCGCACCCTGACCAAGCGCCTGACCCTGGCCCTGGTGCTCGAGGCCGTGCGGGGCATCGATACCCGGGAGGTCGAGGTCGAGACGCCGCTCGAACGAACGGCCGGGAGGGTGGTGGCCGGCGACCTGGTGGCCGTCCCCATCCTGCGAGCCGGCCTGGGCATGCTGGAGGCCGTCACCGAGCTGTTCCCGGAGGTGGCGGTGGGCTACGTGGGCCTGGAACGGGACGAGGCCTCCCTCCAGCCCAACGCGTACTACGAGAAGATGCCCCCGCTCACGGGCCGGCACGTGCTGGTGCTCGACCCCATGCTCGCGACGGGCGGCTCCGGGTCGGCGGCGTGCCGGGCGGTGCGGGCCGGGAGCCCCGCGGACATCCGGTTCGTGTGCGTGGTGGCCGCGCCGGAGGGCCTGGCAAAGATGGAGGCCGAGCACCCCGACGTCCCCATCTTCGCGGCGGCGCTGGACCGGCAGCTGAACGACCGCGGGTACATCATGCCGGGCCTGGGCGACTTCGGGGACCGGCTGTTCGGCACCGAGTAACCGAAGCCGCTTGACCTCACGTGCGCGTATCCAGGAGAGTATGCAGCCGTGCCGCGGGGCAGAGGCCGGGGGGCAGGCGGCTCGGGCCAATCTGGCTCTGAAGCCGTCGCTCCGGGGAAGGAGGGGAAGCGCCAATGAGACGTGCAGCTCGGGTCGTCTCGCTGATTGCAATCGTGGCCCTGATCGGGGCCGCGTGCAGCAAGAAGTCGACCACGACCACCAATGGGGCCAGTGGAACGACCGGAGGCAAGCCCGGTGCGGGGGTGAGCGTGTGCGAGGTCTCCGACTCGGGCGGCTTCAACGATAAGAGCTTCAACCAGACCGCCCACAAGGGCGTGACTGACGCCGAGTCCAAACTCGGCGTGACGGGCGTGTTCCTGGAGTCCAAGTCGGACCAGGACTACGTGCCCAACATCAACCAGTGCGTCCAGAAGGGCTCCAACCTCACGGTGACGGTCGGGTTCCTGCTCGGTGACGCGACTCAGGCCGCGGCCACCGCGAACCCGGACTTGAAGTTCGCCATCGTCGACTACGCCTACTTCGACAAGAAGGGCAACCTGGCGAACCCGCCGAACGTGGAGGGCCTGACGTTCCAGACCGACCAGGCCGCGTTCCTGGCCGGATACCTGGCCGCCGGCGTGACGAAGACCGGCACGATTGGGACGTTCGGAGGCATCAACATCCCGACGGTGACCATCTACATGAACGGCCTTGCCGCCGGGATCCTGGCCTACAACAAGGACAACGGGACGAGCGTCAAGCTCCTGGGATGGGACCCGGTCAAGCAGGACGGCACGTTCACCGGTGACTTCACCAACCAGGACAACGGGAAGCGCATCGCGGAGCAGTTCATCTCGCAGGGCGCGGACATCATCCTGCCGGTGGCCGGCCCGGTGGGCCTCGGGGCCGCGGCGGCGGCCCAGGACGCGGGCAACGTCATGATGATCGGCGTGGACACCGACCAGTTCATCTCGGCTCCGGAATACGCCAAGCTGTGGCTGGTCAGCATCGAGAAGCACATCGACACAGCCGTGTACACGGCCATCGACCAGGTCGTGAAGGGCGACTTCCCAGGCGGCACCAACTACCTGGGGACGCTCGAGAACGACGGCGTCGGGATCTCGCCGTTCCACAACTTCGACAGCCAGGTTCCGGCGGCCCTGAAGACCAAGCTCGACCAGCTGAAGGCGGGGATCATCGACGGGAGCGTCTCCGTCGACCCCGCGGACTACGCTGCGTAAGGGACGAGCAAGCGAGCCGAGGGGGGTGCCGGGCCAGGCACCCCCCTCTCTCGTTGACTGAGAAGAGGCGCCGTGAAACTGGAGCTTCGGGGGATCACCAAGCGCTTTCCCGGCGTGGTGGCGAACGAGCACGTCGACCTCACGGTGGAGCAGGGAGAGATCCACGCCCTGCTGGGCGAGAACGGCGCCGGCAAGACCACGCTCATGAACATCCTGTACGGCCTGTACCACGCCGACGAGGGCGAGATCCTGATCGACGGCGCCCCCGTCACGTTCGCGTCGCCCGGGGACGCCATCGCCGCCGGGCTGGGGATGGTCCACCAGCACTTCATGCTGGTCCCGGTGTTCACGGTGACCGAGAACATCATGCTGGGCGTGGAGTCCGTGGGCCGCTTCGGGCTCCTCGACCGGCGGGCGGCCCGCAACCGGGTCAAGGAGATCAGTGAGCGGTACGGCCTGGAGGTCCCACCCGACGCCATCGTGGAGGAGCTTCCGGTCGGCGTGCAGCAGCGCGTGGAGATCGTGAAGGCCCTATACCGCGAGGCGCAGGTTCTCATCCTCGACGAGCCGACCGCGGTGCTCACGCCACAGGAGACCGAGGACCTGTTCGCCGTCATGCGGTCCCTGAAAGGCGCCGGGAAGTCGATCATCTTCATCACGCACAAGCTGAAGGAGGTCCTGGCCATCGCGGACCGCATCACGGTCCTGCGGCGGGGCAAGGTGGTGGGGACGGCGAGGCCGGAGGGCTCCTCGGAAGAGGAACTAGCCTCCATGATGGTGGGCCGCACCGTCCAGCTCCGGGTCTCGAAGACCGAGGCGAAGCCGAAGGATCCCGTGCTCGAGGTGGACGGGCTGGTGGTCCACGACGACCGGGGCCAGCTGGCGGTGGACGGCGTCTCCCTGGACGTCCGGGCCGGTGAGATCGTGTGCGTGGCCGGCGTGCAAGGCAACGGGCAGACCGAGCTGGTGGAGTCGCTGACCGGCCTCCGCCCGGCAGCGGCCGGGTCAGTCCGGGTGGCGAGCCGCGAGGTCACCCGATCGTCGCCTCGGCACGTGCTCCACGCCGGCGTCGGGCACGTCCCGGAGGACCGGGTTCGCGACGGCCTCGTAGTGGACTTCTCCATCGCCGACAACCTGGTCCTGGACACCTACGACCAGCCGCCGTTCGCCCACGGGATCGTGCGCGATGACGACGCCGTCATGGCCGCGGCGAAGGAGCGCAAGGAGGCGTTCGACATCCGGGCGACGTCGCTGGAGCAGCCGGCGGCCACCCTGTCCGGGGGGAACCAGCAGAAGGTCATCGTGGCCCGCGAGTTCTCCCGGCCCATCCGCCTGCTGATCGCCAGCCAGCCAACCCGGGGCCTCGACGTGGGCTCGATCGAGTACATCCATCGCCGGATCATCGAGAAGCGCGATGAGGGCGTGGCCGTGCTGATCGTCTCGCCCGAGCTGGACGAGGTGCTGGCCCTGGCCGACCGCATCGCCGTCATGTACCGGGGCAAGATCACCGCCATCGTCCCCGGTGGCGAGGCGACCCGGGAGGGCATCGGGCTCCTGATGGCGGGGTCCCGCTCTGGCGCAGGGCCGGAGCCGCCGGAACAGGAAGCCGTGACCTCGTGACCGACGAACTGGAGACCAACGATCAGGGGAAGGATCCGGCCGACGACGAGGTCGAGCCGGAGGCCGATGAGCGGTCGAGCGGCGAGGTCAAGGCGACGCTGCCCGAGGGCACGCTGGGGGCCCTGACCGGCGTCGGGACTATGAAGGAGCCCTGGTACCGGGCCCTCCTCGTCCCGGCGCTGGCCGTGGTGACCGCGCTCTCCATCGGCGCGATCATCGTGATCTTCTCGGACCACGCCGCCCTGACCGCGTGGAGCTCGTTCTTCTCCGACCCCCTGGGCGCGCTGCGGGCCTCCGGCACGGCGGTCGCGAACGCGTACAGCGCCCTGTTCTCCGGCGCGCTGGGAAACCCCCGCCAGATCGTCCAGGCCATCCAGTCGGGCGACAGCCTCCAGATCGCCCGTGCCTTCGGCCCGCTGTCGGAGACCGTGGTCACTGCCACGCCGCTGATCCTGGCAGGGCTGTCCGTGGCGCTGGGGTTCCGGGCCGGGTTGTTCAACATTGGGGCGCAGGGACAGATCTCGGCGGGCGCGATCCTGGCCACCGTGGTCGGCATCGCCTTCGGAAGCCTCCCGGGGCCGATCCACCTGGCCCTCATCATCGCGGGGGGATTCGTGGGCGGCGCGCTGTGGGGCGCCATTCCCGGATTTCTGAAGGCCCGGACCGGGGCCCACGAGGTCATCACGACGATCATGCTGAACTTCGTTGCGGCCCTACTGATCGACTACCTGCTATCGGACGCCGGCGGCATCGGAAAGTTCTTCCGGCCCGAGGGCTCCAACACCCCGGTGGCCAGACCGGTCCTGGCCGCGTACCCGCACCTCGCGGGGGCGCACCTGCGCATCCACGCCGGCATCTTCGTGGCCCTGGGGGCGGCGGCGGCCGTGGCGTGGCTGCTGAACCGGACCACCATCGGGTTCCAGTTCCGGGCGGTCGGAGCGAACCCGGACGCGGCCAGGACCGCCGGCATGAGCCCGGCCTGGACCTACGTCGTGGCCATGGCCCTGGCGGGCGGTGTGGCCGGGCTGGCCGGGGCGAACCAGCTGGCCAGCGCCACG
This window harbors:
- the aroF gene encoding 3-deoxy-7-phosphoheptulonate synthase; translated protein: MVVVMRSDAKQEDILRVVMRVQDASGEAYVVNGKFRTIIGLVGDTEAFLSLPLSTLPGVDHVVQVGKPYKLVARELHPALTTVQIGNALVGRAGVAIIAGPCAVENRDQALASARAARDAGATLLRGGAYKPRTSPYAFQGLARDGLAILAECREETGLPVVTEVMEARDVEHVAEVADALQIGTRNMQNFSLLKEVGRAQRPVLLKRGLSATVEEWIMAAEHIAQQGNSDIVLCERGIRTFEPSTRNTLDLAGMAVAQLETHLPVIVDPSHATGRRDLVPAMARAALAAGADGIMVDVHPSPSEALCDGPQALTPDDLIGLVAELSALARALGRPVTTPAERADEKGLPAAAVGAR
- a CDS encoding integrin alpha gives rise to the protein MRRLSLLVVFTLLVALVIGPTVAASPHKRSDAGTTSKSDCPKNPDQNRPKKSDTRCLADSGAGVARADFNGDGFSDEAVGVPLEDLGSASAPIPDAGAVDVVYGSSQGLTATGAQFLTQVVTRVGGDPPEAGDRFGSALAAGDFNGDGFADLAVGIPFEDVVSVLDAGEVNVFFGSPSGLVTPAAQIVTQDSSIGGVPIADSAETGDLFGSALTWGDFNHDGDEDLAIGVPGESVITFSGILVNRAGAGAVNVLYSSSSGLIGAGNQFFTQDSGNIPDSVEVGDHFGAALTAARIECCDVADDLVVGVPGEDVGTIADAGAVNTIASSNNAGLDATQATRFWTQDSVLGNIPVADQAEAGDQFGAVLTTGDFNGDGTRDLAVGVPFEDIFSLAADMNLADAGAVNILYQSFGGGLITSGNQFVTQGDFSFDPTEAGDEFGAALAANNLNQDTNTNAVGTFAVDDLVVGAPLEDLFDPSTGTPQADAGIVNFVFGSSSGLVTTFRGVEETFGDGIEAGDRFGASVAVWNFNGADSPDVAVGIPGEDLGPFEGGIPDAGELYVAYYNVVNGDLNAAGIGTLTQMDIPGTAEKGDQMGSDLY
- the upp gene encoding uracil phosphoribosyltransferase, coding for MVPLTVVDHPLAAHLLTALRDRTTAPPIFRTLTKRLTLALVLEAVRGIDTREVEVETPLERTAGRVVAGDLVAVPILRAGLGMLEAVTELFPEVAVGYVGLERDEASLQPNAYYEKMPPLTGRHVLVLDPMLATGGSGSAACRAVRAGSPADIRFVCVVAAPEGLAKMEAEHPDVPIFAAALDRQLNDRGYIMPGLGDFGDRLFGTE
- a CDS encoding BMP family ABC transporter substrate-binding protein, translating into MRRAARVVSLIAIVALIGAACSKKSTTTTNGASGTTGGKPGAGVSVCEVSDSGGFNDKSFNQTAHKGVTDAESKLGVTGVFLESKSDQDYVPNINQCVQKGSNLTVTVGFLLGDATQAAATANPDLKFAIVDYAYFDKKGNLANPPNVEGLTFQTDQAAFLAGYLAAGVTKTGTIGTFGGINIPTVTIYMNGLAAGILAYNKDNGTSVKLLGWDPVKQDGTFTGDFTNQDNGKRIAEQFISQGADIILPVAGPVGLGAAAAAQDAGNVMMIGVDTDQFISAPEYAKLWLVSIEKHIDTAVYTAIDQVVKGDFPGGTNYLGTLENDGVGISPFHNFDSQVPAALKTKLDQLKAGIIDGSVSVDPADYAA
- a CDS encoding ABC transporter ATP-binding protein, with the translated sequence MKLELRGITKRFPGVVANEHVDLTVEQGEIHALLGENGAGKTTLMNILYGLYHADEGEILIDGAPVTFASPGDAIAAGLGMVHQHFMLVPVFTVTENIMLGVESVGRFGLLDRRAARNRVKEISERYGLEVPPDAIVEELPVGVQQRVEIVKALYREAQVLILDEPTAVLTPQETEDLFAVMRSLKGAGKSIIFITHKLKEVLAIADRITVLRRGKVVGTARPEGSSEEELASMMVGRTVQLRVSKTEAKPKDPVLEVDGLVVHDDRGQLAVDGVSLDVRAGEIVCVAGVQGNGQTELVESLTGLRPAAAGSVRVASREVTRSSPRHVLHAGVGHVPEDRVRDGLVVDFSIADNLVLDTYDQPPFAHGIVRDDDAVMAAAKERKEAFDIRATSLEQPAATLSGGNQQKVIVAREFSRPIRLLIASQPTRGLDVGSIEYIHRRIIEKRDEGVAVLIVSPELDEVLALADRIAVMYRGKITAIVPGGEATREGIGLLMAGSRSGAGPEPPEQEAVTS
- a CDS encoding ABC transporter permease produces the protein MTDELETNDQGKDPADDEVEPEADERSSGEVKATLPEGTLGALTGVGTMKEPWYRALLVPALAVVTALSIGAIIVIFSDHAALTAWSSFFSDPLGALRASGTAVANAYSALFSGALGNPRQIVQAIQSGDSLQIARAFGPLSETVVTATPLILAGLSVALGFRAGLFNIGAQGQISAGAILATVVGIAFGSLPGPIHLALIIAGGFVGGALWGAIPGFLKARTGAHEVITTIMLNFVAALLIDYLLSDAGGIGKFFRPEGSNTPVARPVLAAYPHLAGAHLRIHAGIFVALGAAAAVAWLLNRTTIGFQFRAVGANPDAARTAGMSPAWTYVVAMALAGGVAGLAGANQLASATPALSPGFASGLGFTAIALALLGRSRPLGVVFASFLFAILQVGGLTMQVNTQIPIDLVTVIQALVIMFVAAPALVRGIFRIKARRVAGPEAFTKGWGA